Part of the Carnobacterium pleistocenium FTR1 genome is shown below.
CCTTTTCACTAAAACCACCTGCTAAATTGATTGCATCAATTAACCGCATATCACTTGTCACTTCATATACCCCTGGAAGGTAAACCGAACCTTTGACATCAACATAAATTTTCTCTGTTTGGCTTTCAGAAATTTGCTTTATTTGAGTCGAATCTATTGATGTATTACTCTCACTTTCCAAATAGCTCATCATTGCTGAGGGTTCTTCTACTGGATCTGCATTTCTAAAAAACATAAAACTAGTGCCAACTATACTTAAAATCAGGCAACTAAGCATGCCGATTTCAATAAATAAACGTTGCTTTATTAGCCACTCTTTGCTAGTTTTCAACATCTCCTCACGGCTCCTCTTTGAGTCCTTCTAAAACTAATATGCGTATAAACTGCCTTTTTCTTTTAATTAGTTGCTTTAATTTATTTACTTTCAAGGTTGTAGTGTGGTTGAATAGGTTAAAGAACTATTACTTAAGGGGTGATAAAATGACTATTGGAAAACAGTTTAGATTATATGCAGCTTATGGAATAATGATTGCTGTAAACGCTCTGGCAAATATCCTTCCAATAAATGGGTATCAAACAGGAGAGATTTCAGATATGCATGATGTTTTTTTTACTCCTGCGGGTTTCATTTTTAGTATTTGGGGAGTTATTTATCTTGCACTATTATCATGGCTGTTAAGTTTTAGTTTTAAAAAACAATCTTTAAGTCCTTCACAAAGTTGGGGATTTTTATTGACTTGTGTACTCAATATCATTTGGATTCTAGCCTGGCATTTTCTTTTAGACGGGATTGCTCTTATTGTTATTTTCTTACTGCTTTTATCGCTTATCTTTTTATATCAAACTCAAAGGAAAGCTACTTCTTCCAAAATCTACCTCATTCCTATTTCACTTTACTTAGGTTGGATCATCGTTGCTACAATCACCAATTTTAATTATTGGTTGGTTGCTACTGTTGGAATCGATGTAAATCTCCAAGTATTGTTAACTTATATATCCTTAGCCTTGACGACTCTTGTAGGCTTAAGGGTTGCCTTCTACTTAAAAGACTGGGCTATCATAGTGGTATTTATTTGGGCAATGTATGGGATATTCACAAAAAATTTGCCTGATCATCGCTTAATAGCAATCGTCACTATTTTTTTGGCAAGTATCCTTCTAATAGGAATGCTCTTATCATTAGTGATTGATCAAAAACCAAATAAGAAAAACTCTATCTTTTTTTAAAACTATTGAAAAAGGGCTAGGACAAAATAAATTGTCCTAGCCCTTTTTCATTCTAGAATACTTTTTTGATTTACCCGTTTATAGACTTTCTAAATAATCAATTGCATCTTGAAATGTTTTAACAGGTATAATTTTCATCTCTGTATCTATTTTTTCTGCAGCTTCGAGGGCTTCTTGATAATTAGAAGTCAACTCTGGATAATTAGCTTGTATGACTGGATCAATGGTGTCATCTGGAGCAAAAAAGAACGTCGCCCCTTCTTCACTAGCTGCAACAACCTTTTTATCGATTCCGCCGATTCGACCGATCGTCCCATCTGATTCTATCGTTCCAGTGCCAGCAATTTCGCTTCCCTCGCGCAAATCCTTGTCGATCAATTGCGTATAAATCTGTAGTGCAAACATAAAGCCAGCAGATGGACCACCAATTTCTCCAGCATTTATAGCTACTGGAATATCGGTTTTAATCGAGGTATTATCTACTAAGGAAATACCTAGACCTGCTTTTTTAGTCTCATTCATCTCCATTAATTTATTAGAAATTGTCTGTTTTTCGCCATTGCGTTCATAGGTTACTTCGATTGTTTGACCAACTTTTTGTTGTTGCACATAGTCAATAAATTCAACTGAACTATCAAAGGATTGTCCATCAAGAGAAAGAATCGTATCCCCAATTGCTAGCTGTCCATCAAAATTAGAACCTTCTAATATAGACATGATATAAACGCCATTATACGTCAACTGATAACCTTTTCCAGCAGTATCATACGCCAATTCAATAGCTGAATTAATTGAACTCGTCATATAATAATTTTGTAAATTCGTATACTCTGCATCAGAAGTACCTGTCCCAAAAAGCTCTTCTCTAGTCAGTCCTTCATGAAAAGGCATGTACTTCATAAAATAGGTCAAGGGTGTAGCTCTTCGAATAGCAACAGTAGTCAACATAAAATGCCCTTCTTCTTGATCCTTTTCATTATTGACTTCTACCAATTCATTTAGTTGAACAGCCGAACCAGGTCCTTCTATATAATAAGGTATAGGTAGAAACATTCCTGTAAGAATGAATATGATCAGCACAATAAAGAGTTTCTTATGATTTCTTTTTCCTTTGGGATTCATTTCATTCATCCTTTGTGTGCATAATTTTACTCACTAGTTGACTCTCTTTAGTTTTTATACTTTCTTTTTATGGCTTCATTAACACCTACTGGAACAAGACTAGAAACATCTCCTCCGAACATCGCCACCTCTTTGATCAAACTTGAACTTAAAAAACGGTATTTTTCATTTGACATTAAAAATATCGTTTCTATGTCCTTGTGCTGAATTTTATTCATTGTTGCAATAGTTGATTCATACTCAAAATCAGAATTATTGCGCAACCCTCTTAATAACGTTACCGCTCCAATTCTCTTTGCTAAATCAACAGTCAGCCCGCCACTATGCTCAGTTACACTTATGTTTTCAATATGTGCTACTGCATTTGTTATAAATGTCATTTTCTCTTCTAAAGAAAACAAAGCATTTTTTGAGGTATTAGTACTAACGGCAATTACGACTTGATCAAATAACTTTGAAGCTCTTTCTACCGTATCTAAATGCCCATTCGTAAATGGATCGAAACTTCCTGGAAATAAGGCTATTCTATTCATTTTTCTCACCCTGATCACTGTTGTATTCATACATAACGATTTGGCTTGATCCATAAATTTCATTTCTAAAAGCAGTTGCTCCTCCAATTTTTTCTTTTAGATGTGTCCGCTTATCTAGCTCACAGATAATAATAGCCTCATCATTTAGTAAATCAGAATTTATTATTTTTTCAATTTGTTTTTCAATTTCTTGTTCAGCATAAGGAGGGTCTAAAAATAACAGATCAAACTTTTTATTGCCTTTCAACAAATCTATAGCTCGATTAGCGTCATTTCGATAAATCTCAAATTTCCCAGATTCTTTTGTAACGCTAATATTTTCTTTAATCGTTTTAATGGCTAACGGATCTTGATCAATCAATACAGCTTTGACCATACCACGGGAAACAGCTTCAATTGCTAATCCTCCGCTTCCAGCAAATAAATCCAAACAAGCTCCTCCATCAAAATATGGTCCGATAATATTAAAGATAGATTCTTTCACTTTATCTGTCGTGGGTCTCGTATTGTTTCCGGGAACAGCCTTTAATTTTCTGCCTCCATATTCACCTGTAATAATTCGCATATTTAATCTTCCTTTCGTTTTTCACTCTACTTTACTAGTAGAAACAGATTTTATAATACTAAATGCTAAACAAGCCGATATATGTATCGACTTATTCAGCATTTGTGATTAAAAGACGGTCTCGCTAGATTTATTCTCTTCAATATGCTCTTTATTATTAGCACTCTTTTTTTCTTTCCCAAAAAAATCTTTAAAATCTAAACTAATAAGAGGTCTATAAGATAGTTCTACTTTTCGAACGAAATGTAGTTCGCTTAATTTTTTTGCGTCATTTCTACATCAGATTGATTGATGTACATGACAACATATTTCATTCGTCGAGAGGCATAATGAATCAACCCAAAACGTTTAAGTGTTTTAAAGTGCCTTAAACTGTATACCCAAACTATGATCCCTTGTCTTTCATTTGTGGTTAACTCCATGTCTTTGCTCCTTTTTCTATTAACTTTTATTTATTGTGTTTCATTGAAGAATGAGTAAGATGTCTCTATCGCGATAGGCTACCCCAATTTCTGTCATCTTAGCATTCATTAGAAATTTTCGTTCAATTTCTAGGGTAAGCCAATTCGTTACTAACCAAGTCATATCAGTTTTCTGGTTGGAATATAAAATACTCACTTCAGCTGATTTTAGATTTGTTCCTTGCAAAGTTCGTTCTATTTGCTCACTAGTGAGCGGTGGAGAATGTTGATTTGTATTGTTCTCACCGTATCTAGAATCATCATCAAAGATATACGTTTCACTGGAGGATAAACTGTTAGATTCGGTAAAGCTACTTTCTTCTTCAACTTGCCCACTAGATGTTTGTTGTGTCTCTTGATCTATAAAAATGGTTTGAGCTGCCTCAGACAGAGCATCATTTGGGCTTAAAACAGTAAGTCCATTCCTTTGACGCAATATATTTACTAGCTCGTACACTTGTCTCTTATTAGCTTCACTAATAGTTTTTTGCTCTGCTTCATCTACAGCTATAGAATAATCTTCATCTTCTGCAGAACCATCATCATACACTCCTAAACGAAGCAAGGATGAAGAATCTAAATAACGGATCGCATTAATCTTATTTGTCGAACGATCCATCATTAATACCGCAAATGCTTGGTTATCAAAAGCAACTAGCGGGCGATAGTTTAAATCACTTTCTGTTAATTCCAATGTTACTTGTTTGTCTTGACTCTCTACAGAATAAGTTGGATAAAAACTAGCAATTTGAAATACTTCTGTGATAGACATACCAATTTTAAAAGGAGCAACATTTAAATCAGAGCCCAACGCAAATAATTCAGTTATGACCCCATTATCTACTCCCAGTTGAATATAATCTGTTTCATCTTCTCCAAAAATCCACTGTTCACTACCATAAATGGTTGGATCTATTCGCTTTGGGTCCCCAAAATTCTTTGTAAAACTTTCAACGTTTTTACCTATATAACTACCTAACCCTAAAACACGGAGCTGTTCAGGCTCTAATTCAGTTGTTTGGTAATCAAAGGACCCCGATTCAATAGATGCACTTTCTTCTTTTGGTGTGATAATATCTGTTTGGTTTTTTGAAATAATTTCCGGCAAATAATAAATGGCCAGAAGCATAATAAAAATCAATGGTATAGCTCTTAAAAATGTTTTCACTCATTTAGCCTCCTAAATTTGGTAGCTAAAGTATTCTAAACCAATATTTTGCTATATTTCAATAATTAAATAAGCCTTTTTTTGTAGTCTAGTCTATCTATACTTAAAAATTATTTAGCTTCTATCTCAATTAATAAATCTCCTGTTTCAATAACATCATTATTTTCAACGTAAATCTGATCGATGATTCCTTCTATATTTGCTTTAATTGTCGTTTCCATTTTCATAGCTTCCGTTATAATAATTGGTTGACCTTGGACTACCCGATCCCCTTTTTGGACCAATATTTCAAGAACAGACCCTGGCATAGTAGCACCAATATGTTCTTTATTTGTAGGCTCCGCCTTTTTTCGAACAGCTTTTGTACTCGTGATACTGTAATCTTTTACAACGACTTCTCTTCCTTGACCATTTAAATCGAAATACAAAATACGCATTCCTTCAGAATTAGGTTCTCCAATTTGATTTAACTTTATAATCAATGTTTTTCCTTTTTCAATCTGAACTTCAATCGATTCTCCAGTTCGCATGCCATGGAAGAATGTCATTGTGTCCAATAATGTTACCTCACCGAAATTTTCAAGATTTTTACGATAATCTAAAAATACTTGTGGATACATGATATAGCTGAGCACATCTTCTTGGGTTGGCTCTACTTGTATTTTAGCAGCTAGTTCTTTTTTGATTTCGTTAAAGTCAACTGACTTAGCTAGACTGCCTGGACGAACAGTTATTGGTTCTTTTCCCTTTAATATAATGCGTTGAAGTTCTTTAGGAAAACCACCAACAGGTTGGCCTAAGTCTCCCATAAAGAAACTGATAACCGATTCAGGGAAATCAATAGACATTCCTTTTTCATAGACATCTTCTTCTGACAACTTATTTTGAACCATAAATAAAGCCATATCTCCAACGACTTTTGATGAAGGTGTTACTTTAATGATGTCTCCAAACATTTGGTTAACTGTTGCATACATTGTTTTGACTTCATCCCATTGTTCTACTAATCCTACTGCTTTGGATTGTTGTTGTAAATTAGTGTATTGTCCACCTGGCATTTCATGTTGGTAGACTTCAGTTGAAGGGGCACTAATACCTACTTCAAAATCGCTGTAATGCGAACGAATATCTTCCCAATAGTGATTGATTTGTTGAACGTTCTCGATTGAAATATCTGGAACTCGCTCTGCATTTACTAATGCATAATACAAGCTATTCATACTTGGTTGGCTAGTTGCTCCACTAACAGCGCTCATCGCAACGTCTACAATGTCTACACCTGCTTTTACTGCCGCTGCATAAGTAAAGATTCCATTTCCACTAGTGTCATGTGTGTGTAAATGAATGGGTACATTTACAGTCTCTTTTAATTCACTGATTAATCGATATGCTGCTTGTGGCATTAATATGCCAGACATATCTTTTACTGCAATTATATGAGCACCTTGGTTTTCTAATTCTCTTGCCATATTTTTATAGTATTCTATTGTGTATTTATCTCTTGAGGGATCATTAATATTTCCTGTATAACAAATGGCCGCTTCAGCAATCTTTCCATTGTCGCGCACACTTTGAATGCTTTTTTCCATTTGTTGGATCCAGTTTAAGCTGTCAAAAATACGAAATACATCAATGCCATTTTGTGCTGCTTGTTGAATAAAAGCCTCAATAACATTATCAGGATAATTTTGGTAGCCAACCGCATTTGAGCCTCTAAATAACATTTGGAGTAACGTATCCGGCATTTTATTGCGCAATTTTGCCAATCTTTCCCAAGGATCTTCATTTAAAAAGCGATAAGCTACATCAAATGTCGCTCCTCCCCACATTTCTGAAGAGAACAATTGTGGAATACCCTTTTGAGTCTCTTCAGCAATATTTAAAAAGTCTTGCGTTCTCACACGAGTAGCTAATAGACTTTGATGTGCATCCCTAAAAGTTGTATCTGTCAGCAATACTTCTTGTTTATTTTTGATCCACTCAACGACTGCATCTGGACCATTTTTATCTAACACTTTTTTTGCACTTTCATAGTCATTTTCTAAAGTCAGTAATTTAGCAGGTTTTCTTGCTGGTGTAAAGAATTTTTTATCTCTTTTCTCAATTCCAGGAAAGCCATTTACTGTAATATTTCCAACATACTGCATCATTTTATTTCCACGGTCTCGAACTTTTGAGAATTCAAATAATTCAGGCGTTGTATCAATAAAAGTTGTTTTAGCTTCACCTGATAGAAAAACAGGATGAGAAATAACATTTTGCATAAATGGAATATTTGTTTTTACACCTCGAATGCGAAATTCTTTTAGTGCACGTGCCATTTTTTGAACGGCCAATTCAAAAGTTGATGCGTGGACACAAGCCTTAACTAACAGCGAATCAAAGAAAGGTGTCACAACACTCCCTTGGAATCCATTTCCTGCATCGAGACGAATACCAAATCCACCTGGAGAACGATAGGTATTAATCTTACCAGTATCTGGCAAAAAATTGTTCATAGGGTCTTCTGTTGTAATACGACATTGGATTGCTGCTCCAATTAATGGAATATCATTTTGCTGCGGTACTCGAATATCTTTATGCAAATCTTTACCTTGAGCAATTAAAATTTGGGCTTGAACAATATCTATTCCTGTAATCATTTCAGTAATGGTGTGCTCAACTTGGACACGAGGGTTAACTTCGATAAAGTAAAAGTTGTCACCTTCTAATAAAAATTCGACCGTTCCAGCGTTCACATAGCCGACATGTTCCATTAATTGTACAGCCGATTGACACATTTCCATTCTTAATTTTTCTGAAATGGACACGCACGGAGCAACTTCAACGACTTTTTGATGGCGTCGTTGAACTGAACAGTCTCTTTCATATAGATGCACGATGTTTCCATGTGTATCTCCTAGAATTTGGACTTCTATATGCTTTGGATCTTGTATATAACGTTCCACATAAATCTCGCTACTACCAAATGCTGCTTTAGCTTCACTTCTTGCTCGTTCAAAGCTATCTTTTACATCTGCTTCACTGTTGGCAACACGCATTCCTCGTCCGCCACCACCAAGTGCAGCTTTAATGATAATTGGATAGCCGTATTTTTTCCCAAACTCTTTAACACCTTCTAAGTCAGCTACTGGACCGTCAGATCCTGGAATAGATTGGATGCCAGCTGCAATTGCTGCTTCCTTGGCTTTGATTTTATCCCCAAAAATGTCTAAGTGATGCAGTTTAGGTCCAATAAAAGTAATATTTTCTTCTTCACAACGTCTAGCAAAGTCAATATTTTCAGATAAAAATCCATATCCTGGATGAATAGCATCCACTTCTGAATCTTTAGCAATACGAATTAAGTCTTCAATATCTAAATAAGCATCAATTGGCTTTTTACCTTTTCCTACTAAATAGGCCTCATCTGCTTTAAAACGATGGACGGACCCTTCATCTTCTTGTGCATAAACTGCTACCGTTTCAATGGCTAACTCTGTTAATGCTCTAAAAATACGAATGGCAATTTCACCACGGTTTGCTACTAATACTTTTTTCATTATGTCACTCCTAATCTTCGTATTTTTCTACTCGTTTTAGATAGCAGAATGAAACGTTTTATTAAAAATAGTGAAGTAAATAATCGTTTACTTTATCCCTATAAGGATATTTTCTTGTTTCATTAACTCACTATTCTTTTATCTGCTGCACTGACATTTAATACTAAACCAATAGAGATGGTCAGCACAATCGTACTTGATCCTCCATAACTGATAAACGGAAAGGTTACTCCAGTAATAGGCATTAACCCAATTACTCCACCCAAATTAACTAGCCCTTGGACTAATAACATAGTGGCAATTCCGATACAAAGCAATGATCCAAATGAATCCTTCGCCCTAATACCAACTAGATAAATTCGCAAGATCAATAAACCAAATAAAGCAATGATAACTAATATACCAACAAATCCCATTTCTTCACCAATTATAGACATGATGAAGTCTGTATACGGCTCAGGAAGATAGCCTGTTTTCTGAATGCTTTCGCCAATACCTACTCCAAAGAGTCCTCCACGCCTTAAAGCATAATATGAATTCACTAATTGAAGTCCCGCACTTTCAGAAACAGCAAAAGGATCCCAAAAAGCTAAAAAACGATCATATTGGTATTTTTCTATTAATGGCAAACTCATACCAAATGTACGGACAAGAGCGAGTATTCCGCCTATTAAAGCAATCCCTAATGCTCCAACAGTTGCTGCTAATTTTGTCGAAACCCCACTCGCTAAAATCATGATAGTTCCAGTAACAAGTAATATAGCAGCTCCACCTACATCAGGTTGTAAAAGAATCAATAGCAGATAAAATCCAAATAGTGTTAACGGTGGAGTTACCGTTTCTTTAAAGTTATGCACTAACTGATTTTGCTTTTTTGAAAAAATATAAGCAAAATACCAAATAACAACTATTTTTGCAAACTCAGCCGGTTGAAATCCAAAACCTAAAATAAAGATCCAACCTTTTGCTCCATTTGTAACTTTTCCAAAGAAGAATAAATAAATAAGTAATACCGCTATTAAACCGCTAGCGATTACTAAGAATCGTTTATTTTTCAATAATTTATATTTGAATAAAAAAACAAACATACTTGTAACCAATCCCAAAATGACAAAAAACGCTTGTCTAATGAAATAACGTTGGGAGTCATCGTATTGGCTAATGGCAATATAACTACTAGCGCTGTAGACCATTAGTATCCCTATTATGGATAAAACTAAGTAAGGGATGAAAATATAATAATCAAGGTATTTAAATTTTTTCATATTTACGGCTAAAAGAAGCCTATAGCCTCCTTTATTCTCTAATTTCATTCGTGTTGACAAATTAGTTAGTCTTCTAAAACTATTGATTATTTCGCAACACTATTATTATAGCAACAAAATATCTATCCAACAATAACAAAGGGTGCTAATTTAGTTTAATCACTTATTTTAATGAAGGATTTCTATAAAAAAAGACAGTTTCCAAAAATGATTACCCATTTTTGGAAAACTGTCTTTTTTAATTTTAGTTTTAGATTTGTGATGATTTATTTTTCTTAGCAGATCTTTCACGTTCACTTTTATTTAATACTTGTTTACGTAAACGAACACTTTCAGGAGTGATTTCACAATACTCATCATCAGTTATGAATTCTAATGATTCTTCAAGTGTTAAATGACGAGGTGCTTTGATTACGTTAGTTTGGTCTTTATTAGCAGAACGAACGTTAGTTTTTTGTTTAGCTTTTGTGATATTTACAGTAATATCATTATCACGAGCGTTTTCTCCAACGATCATACCTTCATAAATTTCAGTACTTGGTTCAATGAAAATTGTTCCACGGTCTTCAACACCCATGATACCATAAGTTGTTGTTTTACCAGTTTCAGTTGAAACTAAAGCACCATTGCGACGTCCACCAATTTTAGTTTTCAAACGTGGCAAGTATTGATCAAATGTATGGTTCATAATTCCATATCCACGAGTCATTGAAAGGAATTCTGTAGAATAACCAATTAATCCACGAGCTGGAGCTAGGAAAGTCAATTTAACTTGACCATTTCCGTTATTGATCATATCTTTCATTTCGCCTTTACGAGCACTTAGAGATTCAATAATTGAACCCATGTATTCTTCCGGAGTATCAATTTGAACTAATTCAAATGGTTCACATTGAACACCATCAAAGTCTCTCAAGATAACTTCTGGACGAGAAACTTGTAATTCATAGCCTTCACGACGCATATTTTCAATAAGAATTGCCAAATGTAATTCTCCACGTCCTGAAACGATCCATGCATCTGGAGAATCAGTATTTTCAATACGTAATGAAACATCTGTATGCAATTCAGACATTAAGCGTTCTTCAATTTTACGTGAAGTCACCCATTTACCTTCGCGACCTGCGAAAGGAGAATTGTTTACTAAGAAAGTCATTTGTAATGTTGGTTCGTCAATGTGAAGAATTGGTAATGGATCAACGTGATCAACTGGTGTAACCGTTTCTCCAACAAAGATATCTTCCATACCTGAAACAGCAATTAAATCTCCTGCTTTAGCTTCTTGGATTTCAACACGGTCTAAACCAAAGAATCCTAAAAGTTTTGTTACTCGGAAGTTTTTAGTTGAACCATCTAATTTACTTAAAGTTACAGCATCTCCAACTTTAATTGTTCCACGGAATACACGTCCGATACCAATACGTCCAACATAATCATTGTAATCTAATAATGATACTTGAAATTGTAAAGGTTCATCAGAGTTATCGATTGGAGCAGGGATTTCTGAAAGAATCGTATCAAAGATGTAGTTCATTGTTGGTTCTTGATCTTCTTTATCATCTGATAAACTAGATGTTCCATTCATTGCTGAAGCATAGATAACTGGAAAATCTAATTGATCATCATTCGCACCTAATTCAATAAATAATTCTAATACTTCGTCAACTACTTCTGCTGGACGGGCTGAATCTTTATCAATTTTGTTTACAACAACAATCGGAACACAATTTTGCTCCAAGGCTTTTTTCAATACGAATCGTGTTTGTGGCATTGTTCCTTCATAAGAATCGACAACTAAAATAACGCCATCTACCATTTTCATGATACGTTCAACTTCTCCACCAAAGTCAGCATGTCCTGGTGTATCCAAGATATTGATATTAGTATCTTGGTATCTAACAGCAGTATTTTTAGCTAAGATTGTGATTCCACGTTCTTGCTCTAATGCATTTGAATCCATTGCACGTTCTGACAATTGACTATGTCCTTCTAATGTATCTGATTGCTTTAGTAATTCATCAACTAAGGTTGTTTTACCATGGTCGACATGGGCAATAATAGCAATATTTCTAAGATTTTCTCTTCTTTTCATTAATGTATTCCTCCAAGATTCTTCTAGTTATTTCAATGCTACTGAATCGCTATCTACGAATAAAAATTTGTCCAATACATTTTTTTTGCACTTGAACTATCCATAAGTTTTTTTGCAATTATTTAATGAAAACGCATTGAAAACTTATGAAGACAACTATCAACTTATCTATTCTAACACTTATAGGAGCAATTGGAAAGAAAAAAGAGAAGATAACGACATTTTTTTATTGAAAGCGATTTATTTATCAGCTGGTTCACATCTCTATTTTTGTGAATAATCAATCAATATTTGACTAGATAACTAACCATGCAACTTGATTTTCTACTTATCCTATTTTTTTCCAGTCTTCAATAGTGCACTAATTTCTTTATGCGCTGTAGGAGGAGCAACAAGAGTAGGGTTTTTTTGCAGCAAATCAATCTTCTCACCGTTTAGCTTTGTATAAACTAAGCCAACCTCTTCAGCAATTACTTTGCCCGCAGCAATATCCCAAGGGGCTAAATATGCTGCCAAATATCCGATTAATCTTCCTGAAGCCACATGAGCTGTTTCGATACCTGCTGAACCGATTAAACGAACACCAGAACTCGCTCTACCAACCGTTCTGGCTAAACCTTCTTCTTTTGACATCAGAGCACTACTAATAGCTACTAGGCCTTCTTTTAAAGGCTTGTCTTCAATAATAGGGAGCAGGACATCATTGCAATATGCTCCTTTACCAACTTGAGCAGAATACAATTTATCTTGCATCACATCATAAATATATCCTAATTGACCTTTTCCATTTTCGTAAATAGCTATCATAATAGCAAAATCAGATTGTTGTTTGATGAAATTTAAGGTTCCATCAATGGGGTCTATGATCCATACAACGCCATCTAGATGATTAATATCATCTCCGAATCCTTCTTCTCCTAAGATATGTTCTCCAGGAAAGAACTGATGGATCTTTTCGATAAATTGTTTCTCGATAGTTTTATCCATGTTTGTAACTAAATCGTTTCGATTTGATTTTCGCTCGATATCTAATTTATCATTGAATGATTCTTTTATTATTGCCGCAGCAGCATAAATCCATTTTTTTATTAATTGGTCTCTTTCTATAACCTGATTCAAAAGAATCGCTTCCTTTCAAAAGTAACTATTTTTAGTTTGCCAAAAAGATCAAACACCTTACCTTTCGATTAGGTGGATTTTCTTTTTAGTCGTTGTTTTTGCTTCTTTTACTACCTGATACAAAGAATAGTTTGAGAGAGCTTGAAATTTGTTTCCCCATCTTTTTTCTTCACCAATAGCAGGAATAACCTTTTTAAATTTGCTATACTTCACTAAAAATTCTTCACGATCGATTTCTTTTTCGTAAGCTAATTCTACCATTCGCCAAATATTTACTACATCTTCCATTTGTTCCTTTGTCCATTCATAATCAATTGGATAACTATAATTTTTTTCCATTGTGCCCTCCA
Proteins encoded:
- a CDS encoding UPF0223 family protein encodes the protein MEKNYSYPIDYEWTKEQMEDVVNIWRMVELAYEKEIDREEFLVKYSKFKKVIPAIGEEKRWGNKFQALSNYSLYQVVKEAKTTTKKKIHLIER